A stretch of DNA from Streptomyces gobiensis:
GACCGTACGGTCCCGTACGAGCTCCAGGGACAGCCGGATCTGCAACTGCTCGACATTCTCCGTCAGATCCCGCGAGGTCATGCCCTTGTGTACCTGTTCATGCCCGGCGAGCGCGTTGAACTCCTCGATCCGGGCCTTCACATCGTGCCGGGTGACCTTCTCGCGCTCCGCGATCGACGCCAGATCGACGTCCTCCAGCACCCGCTCATAGTCGGCGAGCGCCGCGTCCGGCACCTCGATGCCCAGGTCCTTCTGCGCCCGGAGCACCGCCAGCCACAGCCGCCGCTCCAGCGTCACCTTGTACTCGGGGGACCACAGGACAGCCAGCTGAGCGGAGGCGTAGCGGTTGGCCAGGACGTTCGGGATGCGCGGCTTGTCAGTCACGCCTCCGGATTCTACGGGGTCTCCTCGCAGGCCAGCGGCGCCAGGTCGGGCCGCTTCGGCGCCCGGCCGTCCCCCGAGGACCGGCCGGTCAGCCGGCGCCCGATCCACGGGACCAGATGCTGCCGGGCGAAACGCAGATCCGCGCCGCGCCGCGCGTACCAGTGAGGTGGGACAGCGGGCGGCAGCGGAGCATCCCAGTCCGACGCGGCCGGGTACCCCAGCCGCTGCCAGACCGCCTCGGCCACCCGGCGATGTCCCTCACCGGTCAGATGCAGCCGGTCATCCGCCCACATCCGGGTATCGCCCAGGGCCTCGGAGGCGTAGAGATCGACGACGAGCGCGCCATGCCGCGCCGCCAGCTCATCGATGAAGTCGAAGAGCCGCTCCATCCGTGACCGGCCTCGCTCCTGCAAGGGGCCGCGCCGTGCCGGGCTGCGCATCAGGACCAGCCGCCGGCAGCCGGGTGCCAGCTTCTCCACCGACTGTTCCAGCAGCCCGCAGACCCGGCCCATATCGCACTTGGGGCGCAGTACGTCGTTCAGCCCGCCGACCAGCGTCACCAGGTCAGCGCCCAGTGCGGCGGCGGCGTCCACCTGGTCATCGGCGATCTGCTGGATCAGCTTGCCGCGCACCGCGAGGTTGGCGTAGCGGAAGTCGTCCGTCCGGGCGGCCAGCCGGGCCGCGAGAAGGTCCGCCCAGCCCCGGTACGTACCGTCCGGGAGGGCGTCCGACATGCCCTCGGTGAACGAGTCACCGAGGGCGGCGAAGCTGCTGATCCGGGGTGCGGTCTCCATGGCGGGGCCATCGTAACCGGTTGCCCCGGTCAATGATTTATCCGGTGGGAGCCCGCCCCACCAGTTCCCGCAGCACATCCTCCATCGTGACGAGCCCAGCGGGCCGCCCGTCCGGGCCGATCACCGCCGCCAGATGTGTCCCGCTGCGGCGCATCGCTCCGAGCACATCATCCAGCGGCGTGGCGGCGCGTACCCGGGCGATCGGCCGCAGCGCGGCCACCGGGAACGGCAGGTCGCGCGGCTCGGCGTCCAGCGCGTCCTTCACATGCAGATAGCCCACCGCCCGGCCGCCGCCGTCGACCACGGGGAAACGTGAGAAGCCGGAGCTGGCCGAGAGCCGTTCCAGCTGCTCCGGCGTCACCCCCAGGCGGGCCGCGACCACGCGCTCGCTGGGCCGCACCACCTCGGCCACCGGGCGGCGGCCCAGCTCCAGGGCGTCCCGCAGCCGCTCGGTGGACCGTTCGTCCAGCAGCCCGGCCGCACTGGAGTCCGTGACCAGCCGGGCCAGCTCATCGTCCGAGAACACCGACTCCACCTCACTCCTCGGCTCCACCCGCAGCAGCCGCAGCAGGGCGTTCGCCAGGGCGTTGATGCCGAAGATCACCGGCCGCAGTGCCCGGGTCAGCGCCACCAGCGGGGGGCCGAGCAGCAGCGCGGTGCGCTCCGGCTCTGCCAGCGCGATGTTCTTCGGGACCATCTCACCGAAGAGCATGTGCATATACGTCGCAAGCGTCAGCGCGACCACAAAGGAGATCGTGTGGCCCAGCGGCCCCGGCACCCCGGCGGCGTGGAAGGCCGGCTCCAGCAGATGCGCCATGGCGGGTTCCGCGACGATGCCCAGGACCAGAGTGGTCAGGGTGATGCCGAGCTGGGCCGTGGCCATCAGCTCCGAGAGGTGCTCAAGCCCCCACAGCGCCCGCCGGGCTTTGCGGTCGCCTTCGTCGGCGCGCGGTTCGATCTGGCTGCGGCGGACCGAGATCAGGGCGAATTCCGCCCCCACGAAGGTGGCGTTGAACCCGATCATCAGCGCACCGATGAGCAGCTGGATCAGGGTCATCGTCCCGCCTCCTCAGGCATGTCCTGCCCTGTCCCGGCCCCGTCCAGTGGAGCCCGCAGCCGGGCCCGGGCGGCCCGCCGCCCGCTCGCGTCGACCACGTCGATCCGCCATCCGGCCACCTCGATCCGGTCACCCTCGTCGGGGATCCGGCCCAGCTCGGTGGCGATCAGCCCGGCCAGCGTCTCGTACGGCCCCTCGGGGGCGCGCAGCCCAATGGCCTCCAGCTGGTCGGTACGGGTGGCGCCGTCGGCGTCGTAGACCTCGTGCCCCTCGGCGTCCGCGCCGACCGGGGCCAGATAAGGGGCCTCCTGCGGATCGTGCTCATCGCGCACCTCGCCGACGACCTCCTCGACGATGTCCTCCAGCGTCACCACACCCGCTGTGCCGCCGTACTCGTCGATCACCACACCCATGGTGCGGGACCCCGACAGCCGGTCCAGCAGCCGGTCGACGGTCAGTGACTCGGGCACCAGCAGCGGCTCGCGCAGCAGCTCGCCAAGTGGCTGCCGGGCCCGCAGCTCGGCGGGGACGGCCAGCACATCCTTGATGTGTGCCACGCCCACCACCTTGTCCAGGCTGCCGCTGTATACCGGGAAACGGGACAGGCCGGTCACCCGGGTGGCGTTGGCGACATCCTCAGCCGTCGCCTGCACATCCAGCGCGGTGACCTGCACCCGCGGCGTCATCACATTCTCGGCGGTCAGCTTGGCGAGATGGAGGGTCCGTACGAACAGCTCCGCGGAGTCCGCCTCCAGCGCCCCTTCCTTCGCCGAGTGCCGGGCCAGCGCCACCAGCTCCTGCGGGGAACGGGCGGAGGCCAGTTCCTCGGTGGGCTCCAGACCCATATGACGCACGGTGCGGTTGGCGGTGTTGTTGAGGTGCCGGATCAGCGGACGGAACGCGGCGGAAAAGGCCCGCTGGGAGGTGGCGACCCGCTTGGCGACCGGCAGCGGGCTGGAGATCGCCCAGTTCTTGGGGACCAGCTCACCGACGACCATCAGCACCACCGTCGAGATGCCGGTCCCCAGCGCCAGCGCCACGGAGGAGGCGGCAGCGGCGGGCAGCCCCACTGCCCGGATCGGCCCGGCCAGCAGCGCCGCGATGGACGACTCGGCGAGCATGCCGATGATCAGCCCGGTCACGGTGATGCCGAGCTGGGCACCGGAGAGCTGGAAGGTGAGGGAGCGTACGGCCTTCAGCGCACTGGCGGCGCCGGGCTCACGCAGCGCGGCGGCCCGCTCCAGCTCACTGCGCTCGACCGTGGTCAGCGAGAACTCCGCCGCGACGAACACACCGCAGGCGAGGATCAGCAGCAGGGCCAGAGCCAGGAGGAGAACTTCGGTCATCGGGTCACCTCCGTCCCATGATCAGGGAGGGGGCGAAGGTTTGCTCGATGTCTGCAACTAGGAGGCTCGCCCATGAGCGGACGCTGACCCCTTTCCATGGGTTCTCAGTCGAATAGGTGGACGATGCGTCCCAGAATACGGGAGACGGCACAGGGTGGTGACGCCGGGAAGAACGGCCGTCACAGTTGTTTGATCCACCGGCTCCACCCCGCCGCGCCCCACGCCCGGTGCGCCAGCTCGTTACGGTCCAGCACCATCGCGTCGCCTGACAGCGCCATCCATCGAATCCTGGCAGCTCACAAACTTGTTTCCTGCCCGTGCTCACAGCGGATTGACCCAGCGCCGCCAATGGTCCTCGCGATGGTAACCAGCCGCAGCGTGAGGAAGCCGTCGCGCTCTGTGAGGAGCAGGGCTTCGGGGTCTACGTACGGGCGCTGAAAGGGGGAAGTCAGAGGGGCCCTCGCCGGTTGGCCGGGGCCGGGCCGGGTCTTAGCGCCACCTGATCACGATGGGCACGGCACCCTGCCGGGTGTGAGGAGCTCTTGGGCACGGTGCGGCACCATCGCGGCCGGGCACGGAGCGTAGTGCGGGAGCGCGGCGGGGGCCGTTCGAGCTGGAGCCCGCGGTACGCGGTCCAGGCGCACGAGGGGCGCGGGCTCACGTCGTCTCGGGGGGAATGGCCTGTTCCGTCCAGATGATCTTGCCGGTCTTGGT
This window harbors:
- a CDS encoding hemolysin family protein, producing the protein MTLIQLLIGALMIGFNATFVGAEFALISVRRSQIEPRADEGDRKARRALWGLEHLSELMATAQLGITLTTLVLGIVAEPAMAHLLEPAFHAAGVPGPLGHTISFVVALTLATYMHMLFGEMVPKNIALAEPERTALLLGPPLVALTRALRPVIFGINALANALLRLLRVEPRSEVESVFSDDELARLVTDSSAAGLLDERSTERLRDALELGRRPVAEVVRPSERVVAARLGVTPEQLERLSASSGFSRFPVVDGGGRAVGYLHVKDALDAEPRDLPFPVAALRPIARVRAATPLDDVLGAMRRSGTHLAAVIGPDGRPAGLVTMEDVLRELVGRAPTG
- a CDS encoding SGNH/GDSL hydrolase family protein, giving the protein METAPRISSFAALGDSFTEGMSDALPDGTYRGWADLLAARLAARTDDFRYANLAVRGKLIQQIADDQVDAAAALGADLVTLVGGLNDVLRPKCDMGRVCGLLEQSVEKLAPGCRRLVLMRSPARRGPLQERGRSRMERLFDFIDELAARHGALVVDLYASEALGDTRMWADDRLHLTGEGHRRVAEAVWQRLGYPAASDWDAPLPPAVPPHWYARRGADLRFARQHLVPWIGRRLTGRSSGDGRAPKRPDLAPLACEETP
- a CDS encoding hemolysin family protein produces the protein MTEVLLLALALLLILACGVFVAAEFSLTTVERSELERAAALREPGAASALKAVRSLTFQLSGAQLGITVTGLIIGMLAESSIAALLAGPIRAVGLPAAAASSVALALGTGISTVVLMVVGELVPKNWAISSPLPVAKRVATSQRAFSAAFRPLIRHLNNTANRTVRHMGLEPTEELASARSPQELVALARHSAKEGALEADSAELFVRTLHLAKLTAENVMTPRVQVTALDVQATAEDVANATRVTGLSRFPVYSGSLDKVVGVAHIKDVLAVPAELRARQPLGELLREPLLVPESLTVDRLLDRLSGSRTMGVVIDEYGGTAGVVTLEDIVEEVVGEVRDEHDPQEAPYLAPVGADAEGHEVYDADGATRTDQLEAIGLRAPEGPYETLAGLIATELGRIPDEGDRIEVAGWRIDVVDASGRRAARARLRAPLDGAGTGQDMPEEAGR